One genomic window of Elaeis guineensis isolate ETL-2024a chromosome 2, EG11, whole genome shotgun sequence includes the following:
- the LOC105052188 gene encoding protein CHLORORESPIRATORY REDUCTION 41, chloroplastic, translating into MASALRFLPLPNPRPFHSLPSRQKSPATVAIPRCSSNSNPSGNPNPTLEENDSIPEPPPAAATTSFEVEKRVKSAILRDGRRAAKIERPEPPNFEIGWKRTKEIKTEKPKGWMIADFLEKLEGLMGRRQYGSAEMLAKVGGIVAERAREEAEVLVAGGEVEERLVTELYRVLKLMEMDLEMVKAAFKEETLAQRLDQAQARCRQAILVALSF; encoded by the coding sequence ATGGCTTCCGCGCTTCGCTTCCTCCCCCTCCCAAACCCCCGCCCTTTCCATTCCCTCCCCTCCCGCCAAAAATCTCCCGCCACTGTCGCCATCCCTCGCTGCTCTTCCAATTCAAATCCCAGCGGTAACCCTAACCCCACTCTAGAAGAGAACGACTCGATCCCCGAGCCACCGCCCGCGGCCGCCACCACTTCCTTCGAGGTCGAGAAACGGGTGAAGTCGGCGATCCTCCGGGACGGGCGCCGGGCGGCGAAGATCGAGCGGCCGGAACCGCCCAACTTCGAGATCGGGTGGAAGCGGACGAAGGAGATCAAAACGGAGAAGCCCAAGGGCTGGATGATCGCGGATTTTTTGGAGAAATTGGAGGGACTGATGGGTCGGCGGCAGTACGGGTCGGCGGAGATGCTGGCAAAGGTTGGGGGGATCGTGGCGGAGCGGGCGCGGGAGGAGGCGGAGGTACtggtggccggcggcgaggtgGAGGAGCGGCTGGTGACGGAGCTCTACCGGGTGCTCAAGCTCATGGAGATGGACCTGGAGATGGTGAAGGCGGCCTTCAAGGAAGAGACGCTCGCCCAGCGACTCGACCAGGCCCAGGCCCGCTGCCGCCAGGCCATCCTCGTCGCCCTCTCCTTCTGA